The nucleotide window ACTCTTCGTAGCCGGAGTCGTGAGACTTCGGCTACGGGAAGAGATCACACGCGCCCCGGCAGCCAGGCGCGTGATCCCATCGAGCGCGAGCCGACGGGGCGGAAGAATTCCTCCATGCCCTCGTGCGCGCGGAGGTCGGCGATGGCTTCGGCGATGTGGCCATGCTGCCAGCGGAAGCCCGCCTCGCGAAGGCGGCGCGGATCGGCCCAGCGGCTTTTCAGGATCAGCTCGGTTTCCGTGCGCAGCACCTTCGCGCCGATCTCCAGCATCCACCGCGCCGCAGGCAGGCCGATGGGCATGCCGGCCGCTTCGCGGAAATGGCGCATGAGTTCCGCATTGGTCGGGAACTCCGGCGCGGTGAGATTGACCGCGCCATCCATGAACGGTTCGTGCCGCAGGAAATCGACCGCGCGCAGGAAGTCGCCGATGTGGATCCACGAGACGCGCTGCGTCCCCTTCCCCATCGTGCCGCCGAGTCCGGCGCGGACGAGTCCACGCAGGACCTCGAACACGGTCTCCGGTTCATTCGCCAGCACCATGCCGGTGCGCAGCGCGATCTTCCGCGTTTCACCGGGCACCATTTCATCGAAGAACGCCAGCTCCCAGCGCCGCGCGACATCGACCGAGAAGCCCTCGCCGGGTTCGCCGCGCCATTCGTCCTGCGGAGCATCCTCCGCATGGCGGTAGTAGGTGGCGGTGGACGAGTTCATCCACACCTTCGGCGGCACGCGGCAGCCGCGGATGGCCTGGCCGATCACGCGGGTGGAGGCGATGCGCGAATCGAGAATCTCGCGGCGGTTCTTCTCATCGTAGCGGCAGTTCACGCTGCGCCCGGCGAGATTGATCACGAGCTCCGCGCCTTCCAGCGCCAGCGCCCACGGGCCAAGCGTGCGGCCGTCCCATTCCAGGAACACGCCATCGCCGCTC belongs to Luteolibacter ambystomatis and includes:
- a CDS encoding TIGR01777 family oxidoreductase — encoded protein: MKPTVVIFGANGFLGRYLARHYSRQGYEVASIARHKRGWSGDGVFLEWDGRTLGPWALALEGAELVINLAGRSVNCRYDEKNRREILDSRIASTRVIGQAIRGCRVPPKVWMNSSTATYYRHAEDAPQDEWRGEPGEGFSVDVARRWELAFFDEMVPGETRKIALRTGMVLANEPETVFEVLRGLVRAGLGGTMGKGTQRVSWIHIGDFLRAVDFLRHEPFMDGAVNLTAPEFPTNAELMRHFREAAGMPIGLPAARWMLEIGAKVLRTETELILKSRWADPRRLREAGFRWQHGHIAEAIADLRAHEGMEEFFRPVGSRSMGSRAWLPGRV